The following nucleotide sequence is from Melioribacteraceae bacterium.
ATCGATACAAGATTCACTCAGAAAAAAGAAGATACTTCCCATGGAATGAATAGAATAGAAGTGAGAAGTAAAATTGCTGATTCCCATTTAGGACATGTTTTTAATGATGGTCCGGAACCGACAGGATTAAGATACTGCATCAACTCCGCCTCACTAAAATTTATACCGAAGGATAAAATGAAAGAACTGGGTTACGATGAATATTTGTGGGTGATTGAATAGTATGTTTGAAACCCCGGGATTTCAAAAACCCCGGGGTTTTTCAATCAAACGTTTTCCTCAAAAACTCTTCCCCATCTATCAGTTACTTTAACAGATAACTTCATTGCGCTTTTACTCGGCTTTGCATAAAACATGTGATCATTTTTAACCGGATTAACCCAGGTGCGTTTTACGGGTTTGTCGTCACCATCATGTAATGTAACTGAAAAAGGATCAAAACCAATTCGATTTTCCATTTCACCTTTTAATACACCGTCTTCATACCATTCGACTTTCCAATGTTTATCGTATCCCCAAACGTTGGCTATTAGCTCGTCGGTTGTATTATGTTCACTATTAGGTTTATATATTCTTAATTGATGTGAAAGAGGCAATCCGGTTGATTTGTACTGCCAGCTAATTTTGTCTCCGTTGATTTTGTAAATTGAATATCCGTTTGGAGTACCGTCATAACAAATTGGTCCGGTCCACCATCCGCCGCAAACTGCACCACAAACATGAACTTCAGAATTTCCATCGGTTATGTACTGGCTTTCATGTGTATGTCCGCAAACAAAAATTGATTTATAGGGTTTCAGTAAATCATAAAGAAGTTCCTTGTTAACAACTCGGATTGCATTTACTTCTTCGTCCAATTCATATCGTTTTGAATAAGTTGTATGAGGCGGAATGTGCGTAAAAATAATTACCGATCTGCCTTCTTCAACAAATGCTAAATCTCGTTTTAACCAATCAAGCATTTTTTGATTTACATAACCTATGTACTCGCCGAACCAAAAAATATCATCCAGAACAACATAATGAACTCTACCTCTATTGAAAGAAAAATAAGTCGGACCAAAATGATTTTCGAATGTAGTTACACTTTGTTCGTCGGTTTGGGTTGTTTCAATTACATCATGATTACCGAGCACCTGAAAAAATGGTATTCCCATTTTCTTAACTGCTTCTTCATATTTGGGATACAGTTCCAATTGGTCATACATTATATCGCCATCAGAAAGACCGAAAACATTTTTAAGGTTTTCATCCTTTAACAATTTTTGAAGGTCGGGAATAGTTTCGTTGTGAAATTTTTGCATATCTTCTTCATCTTCGGTTTGGGGATCGGCAAATAATATAAATGAATGTTCAGTATCGTCAACGGATTTTTCTAATTCAAAAGGATAGAAAGCCATTTTCTTTCTTTTGTCTATCTCCCTATAAAAGAGTGCTGTCCCGGTATCGTTTTGTGGAATTTTATATCCGGACGGAAT
It contains:
- a CDS encoding calcineurin-like phosphoesterase family protein yields the protein MIKRRAFLKTAAFSSAALVLPQVTFSEPQLDQADLLSSLYIRINGVVSANGKPLKDVVVSDGETVVATDDEGKYEFITKNRFVFISIPSGYKIPQNDTGTALFYREIDKRKKMAFYPFELEKSVDDTEHSFILFADPQTEDEEDMQKFHNETIPDLQKLLKDENLKNVFGLSDGDIMYDQLELYPKYEEAVKKMGIPFFQVLGNHDVIETTQTDEQSVTTFENHFGPTYFSFNRGRVHYVVLDDIFWFGEYIGYVNQKMLDWLKRDLAFVEEGRSVIIFTHIPPHTTYSKRYELDEEVNAIRVVNKELLYDLLKPYKSIFVCGHTHESQYITDGNSEVHVCGAVCGGWWTGPICYDGTPNGYSIYKINGDKISWQYKSTGLPLSHQLRIYKPNSEHNTTDELIANVWGYDKHWKVEWYEDGVLKGEMENRIGFDPFSVTLHDGDDKPVKRTWVNPVKNDHMFYAKPSKSAMKLSVKVTDRWGRVFEENV